taatttcaaaaaaaaaaaaaaagaaagataatcattcaatttgcttttttttttgggTTCGCTGAAAATAGGGTCGGAACTATGATTTTCTTGAGTCTAGCTGATAGGCTTGTGGCTGGAAACCAGCTCATAAAACTGGTTTTATGAGGAGTAACTTACTGCTTTTAATCATCTATTCATCTATAAAACGAAGAACTTTTAAGAAAAAAGATAGATTTTGATCAAATGAGGTAGAATGGTTGTTATGTGCATTCTAATCCTTAATAAAAATCTGCTATAGAAAATTATATTTCAACTAAGGCTTGTTCATTAGCTCGGCGCGATATTTATAAAAGTTTTAAGAATAAGCAAATGGGTTTGGCACCACCCACTTTTGTCATCTCTCACCTTTGTTATCTCTCACCACTTGGCACTATCTAGAGCTCTATTCTCCTTTATATCTTTTGGCCATATTAATTCTCAATGCCTATTTCACTTAACATCTGGGGACTTGAAATTCAATGAAATCACTTCCATTACGTGGTTGTTGGCGGACCAAGTTTAGAAGAGCTTGCATGGTTCTCTATATCTTTggcagccttttttttttttttaatcaaaactGCTGCCACAGCCTTCTTAGTCTTTGACTTAAGTGTTTGTTGACTCAAAAAGTACCATCACTTCTTCCCACATGGCTGATCTAGTTTATAAGAGCTTGCCTCATTTCGTTATTTATCAACAATGTTATTTATGCATGTAATGGTATAACGTATTCAGTTTAAAGAGGCTTTTATTACCAGGTTCATTATGCTTGGTGATCCAAAGATGATCCAAGTTCTCAATTTTCAATATTATTGCATTTGGTGGCAACTTCATATGCACAACTTGCATGGTTGTCTGTAGCTGCCTAAGACCTTTTCATTGAAATAGATGGTAGTTGCTTCACTTTCTAAATCAACATATGAGTGACATTTGTATGGAACATAATTCCTTTTTGGTATCGTAATATGTTCAGTTTATGTGTTATTTGAGTTCCCCCTAGAATCTCATCATGGAGttaatgaaaaaaaagaaaagaagcatcTAATGCAAGTATTAACAGAGACAGATGTTTGTGCTTCAGTACCTTTATTTTATTGTCATTGTATCTCTctttctgtctctctctctctctctaaatcaATTTAATACATAAGGAATTTAAtgttgaagaaaaaaaaaggttCTAAACTTTGGCGttctgatgaatgtaaattacacAATACATTTGGCTAGGCTTTCATTTGCACTGTCAGCAAGCAAAATTAAGGAGAAAGCACGGGTAGTTGCCATTGACTTGAGAGGACATGGGAAAACATCCACTGAAAATGACCTTGATCTATCCATTGAGGtactaatattatattattactcTATGTTTCTTGTAATTAGACATGTATTTTGGTTATTaggttttgaaaaatattttattacagtTTTTGGTTTTATAGTATGCTATCAACAGGTGTTTTCTCATATGTGCAGACCATGTCCACTGATGTTTTGGctgtattgaaggaaatgtatggagATTCTCCTCCTGCAATTGTGCTTGTTGGTCACAGGTTGTACTCTTTCTGTAAGTTAATTTGCATTGGATTAACGATGTTCCCTATTTTTAAGGTGATAGATATCCAAAAGCGAAATGAAAAGCAAGAGCAAAAAGCTTCAATCTCTCCTACCATCAACCATCTTTTTATTCCATCCCCCAACCCTCCTTGCTCTGTGAAGGCTGTTATGTTATGATATGATGCTTAGGAATTCGGCAGTAGCTATCTTCCATTTTGCATCTCtgtgcttctctctctctctctctctctctctctctctctctctctctctctctccttttcttttttttttttttttaaggtatgAGGTATGGAAGAGATGATTAGGGATATATCTTTTTTCCCTTAATGATAACATactttgaaattttcaaatatatGTTTTCTATATTTTTAACTATATTTCATTTCATTCCCTTTCTCAAATGCCAATAAATGTTACTAATTGATCAAGGAAGTCAATAATGCACTGCTTGCAAAGCTTTTATCTGTTAATAAAATTTTAGTCCTGCCATTTCTCTTACGTTTTCCTTGTGTAAAATGAGGAAACAATTGTTGGTGTTGTAGTTTTCTGATTTCTTCTGTTTGATTAGTAACTAATCtgaaaattttcattattttatgctattTCTCTTTCAAAGTTTCCCTATATCTTTCTTCTCTACCCCCTCCCTAATTGTCCTTTTATCATTGTAATACAGCATGGGGGGCTCAGTAGCTGTGCATGTTTCCGCTAAGAAAGCATTATGTAGCTTGGCTGGGTTGGTTGTTGTGGATGTTGTGGAGGTTTGCTTTCTAGATGATAAACTTGTCTGCATGCTtctgattatttattatttataaatagtgtaatgaagcATTATTGCATAATGTGATGGTATTTTAGGGAACGGCTATGGCTTCTTTGGTTCACATGCAGAAAATCTTATCAAATAGGATGCAGCATTTCTCAAGCATAGAGAAAGCGGTATATATAATTTTTTGGAGCCCAATCATTCTTGTTCTAGCAGTTCTTTTTACATCATGATTTATTTGTACCTAGTTGTTCCTAAGTTGTCAAACTGagaatcaaaattataatttgatGATTCAAGAATTgagaagaaaatcaaaattttaagatttcaTACAAATTCTAGTGGCCACGTGTGCATATAAACTAACAAATATATACATTGGACAATGAAATGTTTTTAACTAATGTTTAATGTGGAACATAATACAAGATAGACATAGTGAATAATAGAAGATATTATAGAAAAaagagatcaattaggaaggaacataaTGGGAGGAGAATCATGGTTggcacttggaatgttggatcacttacagaaaaattaatggagcttgtggataccttgaaaaggagaagggtgaatattgcttgcattcaagagactaaatgggtaggggagaaaagcaaggaagtgggtaattcaaggtataaactgtggtttaccggaaaggagaggaacaagaacggagtggacaTAATCATAGACACGACGttgaaagatgctgtaatagctgtgaaaagagtaggagatagaattatactagtaaagctagtattagaaggagaaacaataaatgtagttagtgcttatgccccacaaatgggattagatagtgagagtaaacaaaggttttgggaagatatggataatctaatgcaaagcataccaaatgaagagaatattttcatcagtaagatttgaatggacatgtaggaagtgataggtaaggttatgagaatgttcatggaggttttggttttggcagccgaaatgaggagggaaaaaacatcctggattttgctatggcatatgacctaatactagcaaatacctacttcataaaaagagtcacatttagtgattttcaaaagtgggcaacatagaagccaaattgacttcctcttaaccaggaaaacAAGTAAAACTCTAtgtaaggattgcaaggtcattccgggagaggctttaacaattcaacatcggttagtggtattGGATgccaagtttaggaataattcaagtaaggttagaagaaatagtgtagctcgaacaaagtagtGGGAGTTCAAagaagtaaagcaagtgaagttaaaaaatgagcttctcgagtccaaagcatggaagctggatgtggAGGCAAATGGTATGTAGATACAGatgacatcaaagattagagaagtagctagaaaagtacttggagagtcgaGAGGACATGAAACCTCcttaaaagagagatggtggtggaataagGAAGTACAAaaagcagtgaagagaaagagggaatggtataagaaattacctaagtgtgataataataaggcagatgaacagtacaagatagcaaaaaaagaggcaaaaaaggcagttagtcaagtaagagcgcaggtctttaaaaagttatatgagaaatttggaactaaagaaggggaaaaagatatttatagattggcaaagatgagagaaaagaaatgtcaagatctcaatcaagttaagtgcattaaggataaagaaggaaaagtgttggtgaaaaatgaggatattaaagaaaaatggagaaattatttcgatgatctctttaataatagtcaaaatggtaatagcgtgaatatagactacagagcaatagaaaagaatgtgaattatactagaagaattagatctttagaaataaaggaagcacttaagagaatgaaagttgataaagccTATGgatccgatggaataccaattgaagtgtggaagtgttttggAGATATGGGAGtaacatggttaactaaattgtttaataagattctaaactcaaagaaaatgcctgatgaatggaggagggatattttaatacctatttttaaaaataagggagacatgcagagttgctcaaactataggaaaattaaactcatgagccatattatgaagttgtgggagagagttgtggaacatcgattacgtcatgacacttctatctctcccaatcaatttggcttcatgccgggttgttcaactatggaagtgatctttctcataagaagcttgatggagaaatatagagatgtaaagaaagatctacacatggtttttatcgatttgaatgaggcttatgatagtgtttcaagagctgtcttatggagagtgttagaacaaaataagatatctattaggtacatacaagtgttgaaagatatgtatgaaggagcaactactattgtgcgtacagtgggaggggacataaaagattttcttatctcagttggattacactaagATTCAGTTGTAAGTCCTTACCTTtatatattagttttagatgaattgacgaaacatatacaagagtaggggtgagcagatttcggttcaaatcgaaaaaccgaaccgaataaattcggttcaatcgattcggttttaaaattcaatcgattcggttcggttttatagtataaaaatttcggttatttcggtttggttcggttttaaagaggaaaaatcggttaaaccgaactgaaccaaatagtaattttatatatttgaatCGAACAAAATCGAacagaatcgatttttgaattgatttatttttatgagaaatttatgaattatatttaattatgtatataaaaattatttaatttcattgattaatggttattaggttcaaatcaaagttaaaattagaccaaataatttgaaaatcaagtctaaattaaaaaatcaatcaaaaatcaaaatcgatCGGTTTGAACCGAACCGAACAGAAATATAGCGGTTCGGTTTGATTCTATTTTCATCCATTTctgttcggttcggtttctaaaatatgtaattcgattttcataatttaattcagttcggttcggtttgaaccgaatactcacccctatacaagagagtatcccttggtgcatgatgtttgtggatgatatagttttgatagatgagacgcgagaagaagTCAATAGAATGCTAGAGTTTTTGAGAAGTactttagagtcaaagggctttaagttaagtagaacgaagacagaatacatgcattgcaagttcaatgaaggccgaactggtgatagggaaggagttagtttggatggagtggtactgtcccaaagtaatcactttaaacatCTCggttcaatccttcaagtagatgggggatgtgaggaggatattagtcataggattaaagtcggatggttgaagtggagacgtgctacgggagttttatgtgatcgcaagattcccaataagttgaaaggaaaatttttacCATACAACTAAACGACCGGttaagtgttgggcactgaaggagttgtatgtgtctaagataagagttgcagagatgagaatgttaaggtagataagtggccatactagactagataaagtccgtaatgaaagtattagagaaaaggtaggattggtgccaattgaggataagttgagagaagggagattgaggtgatttggtcatgtgaagcgtagacatatggaggctctagttagacaagtagaacatattatgttagaggatagaaagaaaagaaggggtagacctaaactgacttggaggagagtagtacaacatgacctaaaagcattatacatttccgaggatttaacccaaaatcgtttagagtggagaaagagaatccatatagtcaaccccaaatttttgggataaaggcgtaGTTGAGTTTAATGACTGCATGGCAAATCAGAAATGCAATACATAACGAAACATGCTCTCATAGAAATGTGATAGCAGGAATGTTTGCAATCTGCATTACACATCATCTAGACATGCAAATAGACATATACACAACATTTATTTTCCAATTGTGGCTTTTGTACTTTGATAATTTCACCTATCAAATATAGATTTAGTTTCCCTTATTTACATCTACAGTGTTTTTGTGCCCTATATATTATATAAAGTAGGAAAGTTTTTCCCTTTATGGGCTTTGTCATCTTCAAAATACAAACAAAACCAACATAAACTAAATCAAGACCACTTATGAGCTTGATTTTTACATATCCCCTTTTTCTTGGGAGAGTATAGGGAAGAAAAAGAAACGAAATAAAGAAAACAATGAacgagaaaagaaaggaaaatagggGAGGGagataagaaagaaaaaagaaataattGGGAACTAAGGAGGAAGAGAGCAAGATAGCGAATAAGAGTGGAAATACCAgaaaaaaaagattaaaataaCATTTCTACCCATTTGATTTTCGAATCATGAAATTCACAAAAGTTAATCTGTAAGGTTCATCTATGATTTTGTGCAATTTTGATTTGCATGCTCAATTCAAGTCATTTGGTGCTTCAATAAAATAGAATCATACAATTCAAGTTTTGAATCAAATGATTACCTGTGGAGAACTGATTATTTTGCTAATTGCTATGaaaaagtttaaatattttttattgcatCAATTATTGTAGGACTCCTAATATTTTTGTGTCTAATATTCTGAAACATTATGTAAACTGTAAAGTTCTCTGAACACTATGTTACTAGTTGACACATAACATACCCACATATCTGTATCCAATGTTTGGTTACCTTCTAGCCTACTTTCAATATCCTGGAATTTAGAAATTACTGGTTGTCAGACAGCTAGGGATATACTTTCACTGAAGCTTATGCATGCTGGTGAAGTTTGAAATGGAAGTGAATTGGAAACAAATGCTTTTGCACAGGTAGAATGGAGTGTCAAGGGAGGTTCTTTAAGAAACATTGATTCTGCCCGCATATCTGTGCCTACCACTTTAAAGTATGATGATTCAAAGAAATGGTAAGTACTCCTGCCATAGTATGTTGAAGTAATCGGAATGTCTATATTCTTACTCAAAAACTTTTTACAGGTTGTTGTATACTGGTTCTGCTTTTAATGTTAAAAAAAGTTACCAGGACAGTTTGACTAACTGAGGGAAATTATTTTGTGCTGCAGTTATGTTTATAGAGCACGTCTGGAGGAAACAGAACAATATTGGAGAGGATGGTATAACTTAATGTGCAATTAACATTTACTTCTATAAAATGGCATTTCAATGAGGATTTGATTCATAGAAATTGTTACAACCAAAACCAAAGGCTTTATATTTTGTGATTTGGTTATGAGTTTGAATAACAATGCTACATGCTTGGATGCAACTTTATCACTGAGTTGTTTGGATACTCCTTCCTAGCACTTACCATTTCTTTTGTATATGTTATGGATTCTGCTATTGCTTCtactgttttatttttcttttttaatttttttcttggtATTAGATAATAATAGAGGTGTGCATTATAAAGTTATAACAAAAAAACTGAACTGAACTGATGGAATTCGGTTATTTTGGTATGAATATGTTCAGTTTAGTTATTTGTtagtaatttctaaaattttcagttttattaCCTTGACTTAGTAATCGAAACAAccgaattttaattaattaatatgttaattataattttattaataatatttaattactaaaaataatcttatttattattttttataataaaaatggattataaatatatttttattaatattttattaattaataatataaaaaatatacattATAATTTTTTCAATTAGTTCAATTATAACCAGAGGGTGATTTTGGTTTAATGGTAAAGTTACTCTATCTGTGATCTAGAGGTCACGGGGTTAGTGTtatcatagttattaaaggcgcgcCTCAGGCTCAAGGCTCACCAGGCTTGAACCCTAGCGCCTCTGTGTGCCTTTGTTCTAGGCACAAGGTTCTAGAAAGGCATActttttttatttctatcttaAGCCAGCACTTTCATTGGCAAAAATAACAACCATTTAAACTCAAACCAGCAAACCCAATTCAAGGTATatgccaaaagaaaaaaaaagaaaagcatcacatttatttgatttttatgagctttttaaattttttacttttgcgCCTAACCTAGTTCAGGCGCGCGCCTACGCCTTGCGCCTAGGCTCTAGGACTTTTTGGCGCCTTAATGCGCCTTAAACCTTTAATAACTATGAGTGTTATTAAGGTGAGAGGCGACACTAAGGCGACAGGGCACCCTATGGCCTTAGGCGAGAGATGAGGCGAGACAAGGGTCTTTTTGAAGTGAGACGTCATAGCCTCCATCTCAAACTTTTAACTAGTTTAAtaagtaaaaaaatatattaaaaagaaaaatatattatttgcaCTATATGTAATTTAAGAGAAATAAGAAGCAGAAAATAATAAGTTTATAGAaaggaaatgaaatttaaagaaagATTAATTAACTCTATTTTATTAGGGCTTAGGGTTTAGGAAGGAAAAGGAGAGGAGAGTAGAGAAGGAGAagagagaagaggaaagaaaaaggcGAGGCACCCCTCTTTCAAAgtaacatttattttattttttaatttttagagtttattttttCTCtcctaaaaagtaaaaaaaaaataaatattattttgaaaGAGGTGTGCCTCGCCTCGCCTTGCACCTTGGCGAGAGAGGTGCTCACCTCTTGGAATTGGCATGCACCTTTTAGCGCCTTTAATAACACTGGACAAGGTTTGGAGCCACAAAAACATACTCTTTGTGAAGTAAGGTTGCATATATCAATTTTCCACAGAGCCCACAAGTGTGGGATGTATTGCGCACTAGGTCACCTTTTTAGTTTGGTCATAATTGATAATCAGCCaaatatttttagttttggttaAGTTCAGTAATCTATCAATTTCTGTTCAGTTTGATTAGTTTTCTTAAAGTCATTTAAAAATTTGgttacgcaaaatttcaattcggTTCGGTTGACCAAATGCACACCCTTAAACAATAATATAATGCCTAAGCCAAACATAGGATGGATGAGTTTAATTCTACTGAGAAAGAAGTTTTTATTCTAATCAATCGTTGATTGTTGCAAATAGTCGTTTTCTATTTAAGTATGTTGATGTATTACCTACTTTGCACATCTTGCAGGTATGAAGGCCTTTCAGAAAAATTTCTGTCATCTCCTGTTCCGAAACTCTTACTTTTAGCAGGAACAGATAGACTTGACAGGTTGTGCTTTTGAACTTGCCTCAAATTATATATAGAAGgttttttatgacatcattatacaATCACTTACATTTAAATCAACTAGCAGTATGGAATGTATGGCACTGAACAGATTTTTGACATGATGTTAGTGAAGTGCATGATTGTGAAAGTTTACTCATCTTTTTAGCTACTTTTAATCCTTGTATTCCATGGCACTAAATGTCTGAATGGTGCTTTTTTAGGAGCAGTTACTTATTTAGTAGTGGGGAGCATTCTGTGTGATAGGTTGTGGAATTGCAAGACTGGTAAAAGTTTTTATTCTGAGATTTTCTTTGCTCTGTTTTGCAACAGAGCTCTTACAATTGGCCAAATGCAAGGGAAGTTCCAAATGGTGGTTGTCCGACATACCGGACATGCTATACAGGTCGGCACCAGTTACTTACATGTATAATAGATATTTTTTCCTTTGTTATTCAAACTAGTATAATCCCTATGATTGCAGGAAGATGTACCTGATGAATTTGCAACGCTCATTGTTAATTTTATATCCCGCAACCGCATAGGGCCTCATGGAGTTGAGGTTGGTATCAATATTACCTGCTTGTACAAATTAAATACATAAGGGCTTATAGGTCTGCCATCCaatatgaaaaatgaaaatgtttCAGATACCTGGACTCCGTCGACCATCACAGCCACAACATTGATGATGTTGGACAAATTAGTAGACATTTTCGCCTATTTTGGACGATGATGCAGAGACAACATATGTCATGCATTCAGCTTCACATGCCGGATCTCTAGTAAATGTGCTTAGAggtttattttctttaatcttgCCAAATTTCTGAATTAATAATCCAGTAATGCAACTTTGAAGTGATATGACAAACAGTGACATAATTGAACTGATGTATTTTGAATAATCTGTGGTGATCAAATTTCATATTGGTTAGCTTTTTGTTGGTCAGAGGATACTTGCAATGTTGCATTCACATGCGTTTTATAATTTATCAGGGAATGTATTTGAAATTACATTTTACTTCTTAGTTATACCCTAGCAAGTTCAATGTACATAAATAGTATTTTCATTCTTTTTGTCCTCCTTTGGATTCTAATTATTTGCCTAATCCAAAGGATTAAACTGATAACATGTATAGTTTACTGTGTACCTTCACACCTAAGTCCAACAACATAAACCTATCTTGATATTGAGAAAATAGCACTGGAAGTCCACATTCACAAAGGAGAGAGAGAGTTGGATTAATAATGGCCTTAAAGGGTCAATTTCAACTA
This is a stretch of genomic DNA from Hevea brasiliensis isolate MT/VB/25A 57/8 chromosome 12, ASM3005281v1, whole genome shotgun sequence. It encodes these proteins:
- the LOC131171408 gene encoding uncharacterized protein LOC131171408; the encoded protein is MESSKNLTSLPEEGQEDDNHEEQEGKESRKPSVSAFASVPHRPPSAQSSLQKYSPLDWKEFFDREEDVCIPNSNDVFHVYMAGSEGPVVFCLHGGGYSGLSFALSASKIKEKARVVAIDLRGHGKTSTENDLDLSIETMSTDVLAVLKEMYGDSPPAIVLVGHSMGGSVAVHVSAKKALCSLAGLVVVDVVEGTAMASLVHMQKILSNRMQHFSSIEKAVEWSVKGGSLRNIDSARISVPTTLKYDDSKKCYVYRARLEETEQYWRGWYEGLSEKFLSSPVPKLLLLAGTDRLDRALTIGQMQGKFQMVVVRHTGHAIQEDVPDEFATLIVNFISRNRIGPHGVEIPGLRRPSQPQH